In Ailuropoda melanoleuca isolate Jingjing chromosome 7, ASM200744v2, whole genome shotgun sequence, one genomic interval encodes:
- the AK1 gene encoding adenylate kinase isoenzyme 1 isoform X1: MGACCSGTRRTAEDSKAREKLKKTKIIFVVGGPGSGKGTQCEKIVQKYGYTHLSTGDLLRAEVSSGSARGKMLSEIMEKGQLVPLETVLDMLRDAMVAKVDTSKGFLIDGYPREVQQGEEFERRIGQPTLLLYVDAGPETMTQRLLKRGETSGRVDDNEETIKKRLETYYKATEPVIAFYEKRGIVRKVNAEGSVDSVFTQVCTHLDALK; this comes from the exons ATGGGGGCCTGCTGCTCGGGAACCCGCCGCACTGCGGAAGACTCGAAGGCCAGAG AGAAGCTGAAGAAAACCAAGATCATCTTTGTGGTGG GAGGGCCCGGCTCAGGGAAGGGCACCCAGTGTGAGAAGATTGTCCAGAAGTACGGCTACACCCACCTCTCCACCGGGGACCTCCTGCGGGCCGAGGTCAGCTCGGGCTCGGCCAGGGGCAAGATGCTGTCGGAAATCATGGAGAAGGGGCAGCTGGTGCCACTG GAGACAGTGTTGGACATGCTCCGAGATGCCATGGTGGCCAAGGTAGATACTTCCAAAGGCTTCCTGATCGATGGCTACCCTCGGGAGGTACAGCAGGGAGAGGAATTTGAGCGGAGG ATCGGACAGCCCACGCTGCTGCTGTATGTGGACGCaggccctgagaccatgacccagcGGCTCCTGAAGCGCGGAGAGACCAGCGGGCGAGTGGACGACAATGAGGAGACCATCAAGAAACGGCTGGAGACCTACTACAAGGCCACGGAACCGGTCATTGCTTTTTATGAGAAACGTGGCATCGTTCGTAAG GTCAACGCCGAAGGCTCCGTGGACAGTGTCTTCACCCAAGTCTGCACCCACCTGGATGCCCTCAAGTAG
- the AK1 gene encoding adenylate kinase isoenzyme 1 isoform X2, whose product MEEKLKKTKIIFVVGGPGSGKGTQCEKIVQKYGYTHLSTGDLLRAEVSSGSARGKMLSEIMEKGQLVPLETVLDMLRDAMVAKVDTSKGFLIDGYPREVQQGEEFERRIGQPTLLLYVDAGPETMTQRLLKRGETSGRVDDNEETIKKRLETYYKATEPVIAFYEKRGIVRKVNAEGSVDSVFTQVCTHLDALK is encoded by the exons AGAAGCTGAAGAAAACCAAGATCATCTTTGTGGTGG GAGGGCCCGGCTCAGGGAAGGGCACCCAGTGTGAGAAGATTGTCCAGAAGTACGGCTACACCCACCTCTCCACCGGGGACCTCCTGCGGGCCGAGGTCAGCTCGGGCTCGGCCAGGGGCAAGATGCTGTCGGAAATCATGGAGAAGGGGCAGCTGGTGCCACTG GAGACAGTGTTGGACATGCTCCGAGATGCCATGGTGGCCAAGGTAGATACTTCCAAAGGCTTCCTGATCGATGGCTACCCTCGGGAGGTACAGCAGGGAGAGGAATTTGAGCGGAGG ATCGGACAGCCCACGCTGCTGCTGTATGTGGACGCaggccctgagaccatgacccagcGGCTCCTGAAGCGCGGAGAGACCAGCGGGCGAGTGGACGACAATGAGGAGACCATCAAGAAACGGCTGGAGACCTACTACAAGGCCACGGAACCGGTCATTGCTTTTTATGAGAAACGTGGCATCGTTCGTAAG GTCAACGCCGAAGGCTCCGTGGACAGTGTCTTCACCCAAGTCTGCACCCACCTGGATGCCCTCAAGTAG